The Amycolatopsis sp. DG1A-15b genome window below encodes:
- a CDS encoding YbaB/EbfC family nucleoid-associated protein produces MSNARLIEEMRWQLKQIEDRKAENQRLLAGIAGSGHTTVVSPDRSVTVLAAPDGVVSEVRLAPEAMRFDAVTLSRTITAAVREAVAAGAKPGAPPPRQAAPPPQAVPSPPPRRAAPADDDDPYDTVFDV; encoded by the coding sequence ATGAGCAACGCGCGGCTGATCGAGGAAATGCGCTGGCAGCTCAAGCAGATCGAGGACCGCAAGGCCGAGAACCAGCGCCTCCTGGCCGGCATCGCCGGCAGCGGGCACACGACCGTGGTCTCGCCGGATCGGAGCGTCACCGTGCTCGCCGCGCCCGATGGAGTCGTCAGTGAGGTGCGGCTCGCGCCCGAGGCCATGCGGTTCGACGCGGTCACGCTCAGCCGCACCATCACCGCCGCCGTCCGGGAAGCCGTGGCCGCCGGGGCCAAGCCGGGCGCTCCGCCGCCCCGGCAGGCAGCCCCGCCGCCGCAGGCAGTGCCGTCGCCGCCGCCGCGAAGGGCGGCTCCGGCGGACGACGACGATCCCTACGACACCGTGTTCGACGTCTAG
- a CDS encoding FtsK/SpoIIIE domain-containing protein — translation MANKSAEQRNRVETALDRVRHQIGLVLGAAAGARQAAEADLSKLRLEQDIVKVGMNHASAEQQNEWSRHPAAHEVFSALGSVRSAFYTDWSQGPATLRELVAQNAPGAAGLPPGDWLGTVGHNPGLTSPGLWRVGLATAAGGDATRTFDVAVPLLDESHLAITSAPKTRPVIDGIVQNLLVRVLSTFEPGAVRVHLWDIGQLTAILPDLYPLSHTSALSLYDPGRLEDLLDELAGHIRRIHASCMSAGFTSLREMRKNSGQRGEPYRIVVLYGNGETLEPERARDLKRVASGALAAGICLIMIDVPTAVSAPVETLSLLDDRHAISSMSGTDLVVDLDPAMPSAQVIRAIDTIAKALIAKQGGPRSFDDLLPTELGQESSARELRAPVGFFEGEPVEVVIGDASPHALIGGPSGSGKTNFLYALLGSLAARYTPEELALYLLDFKEGVSFAGLAPGRKDASWLPHARLVGVNVNTDREFGLALLRFLADELRRRSAAAKEHEVTNLADLREADPGGHWPRIVAVIDEFQYLFAGRDQVTATATQLLEDIARRGRSQGIHLVLASQDVAGIEAFWGKPAVFEQCTLRIAMPKARRVLAETNNAAVSAPKWHAVINHDSGVAHGNQLAHIPDASSKNVFVRLQHRLWEEYAGRFPRPRLFDGAHQPVLEQFPAYLDLKPNSKPRALLGQSIDVTETACGVDLPRAPGRNVAVLGSATAEALSIMDSSARSLSRQYEPGEVEFILSCPIEACAPAALELAERLREDDHAASLVDDLTGVLESMTGSMSGGAKVLLLYGVDAALPALEAKAIGQLKSGLDHLRVLLKQGPGHGIHTIGWWRSIARLKDTLGFGGTDDIGTWAALDVQGNELSPFAAGQVVHWSPRPGRALFFDRTTHGAPEVIIPFQRPENDR, via the coding sequence ATGGCCAACAAGTCAGCCGAGCAACGCAACCGCGTCGAAACCGCACTCGACCGGGTCCGCCATCAGATCGGACTGGTGCTGGGCGCGGCGGCTGGTGCGCGCCAAGCCGCGGAAGCCGACCTGTCCAAGCTCCGGCTGGAGCAGGACATCGTCAAGGTCGGGATGAACCACGCCAGTGCCGAGCAGCAGAACGAGTGGTCCCGCCACCCCGCCGCGCACGAGGTGTTCAGCGCGCTCGGCAGCGTGCGAAGCGCTTTCTACACCGACTGGAGCCAAGGTCCCGCCACGCTGCGGGAACTGGTCGCGCAGAACGCACCCGGCGCGGCCGGGCTGCCGCCGGGCGACTGGCTCGGCACGGTCGGGCACAACCCCGGCCTGACCTCGCCCGGGCTGTGGCGCGTCGGCTTGGCGACCGCCGCCGGTGGCGACGCGACCCGCACGTTCGACGTCGCCGTCCCGTTGCTCGACGAGTCGCACCTGGCGATCACGTCGGCTCCGAAGACCCGGCCCGTGATCGACGGCATCGTGCAGAACCTGCTGGTCCGCGTGCTCTCGACGTTCGAGCCCGGCGCGGTGCGCGTGCACCTGTGGGACATCGGGCAGCTGACCGCGATCCTGCCCGACCTCTACCCGCTCAGCCACACCAGCGCGCTCTCGCTGTACGACCCCGGCCGGCTGGAGGACCTCCTCGACGAGCTGGCCGGCCACATCCGGCGCATCCACGCCAGCTGCATGTCCGCCGGGTTCACGTCGCTGCGGGAAATGCGGAAGAACAGCGGGCAGCGGGGCGAGCCGTACCGCATCGTCGTGCTCTACGGCAACGGGGAGACGCTCGAGCCCGAACGCGCCCGCGACCTCAAGCGCGTCGCGAGCGGCGCACTGGCTGCCGGCATCTGCCTGATCATGATCGACGTGCCGACCGCGGTGAGCGCGCCGGTCGAGACGCTGAGCCTGCTCGACGACCGGCACGCGATCAGCAGCATGTCCGGCACCGACCTGGTCGTCGACCTCGATCCCGCGATGCCGTCCGCGCAGGTCATCCGGGCCATCGACACGATCGCCAAGGCGCTGATCGCCAAGCAGGGCGGCCCGCGGTCGTTCGACGACCTCCTGCCGACGGAGCTGGGCCAGGAGAGCTCGGCGCGGGAACTGCGAGCGCCGGTCGGGTTCTTCGAAGGCGAGCCGGTCGAGGTCGTGATCGGCGACGCGAGCCCGCACGCCCTGATCGGCGGCCCGTCCGGTTCGGGCAAGACGAACTTCCTGTACGCGCTGCTCGGCAGCCTCGCCGCGCGCTACACCCCGGAAGAGCTGGCGCTGTACCTGCTGGACTTCAAGGAAGGCGTCTCGTTCGCCGGCCTGGCACCGGGCCGCAAGGACGCGAGCTGGCTGCCGCACGCGCGGCTCGTCGGCGTCAACGTCAACACCGACCGCGAGTTCGGCCTGGCGCTGCTGCGGTTCCTGGCCGACGAGCTGCGGCGCCGGTCCGCGGCCGCGAAGGAACACGAGGTCACGAACCTCGCCGACCTCCGCGAAGCCGATCCGGGCGGGCACTGGCCGCGGATCGTCGCGGTGATCGACGAGTTCCAGTACCTGTTCGCGGGCCGCGACCAGGTGACCGCGACGGCGACGCAGCTGCTGGAGGACATCGCGCGGCGCGGCCGGTCCCAGGGCATCCACCTGGTGCTGGCCAGCCAGGACGTCGCCGGCATCGAAGCGTTCTGGGGCAAGCCCGCGGTGTTCGAGCAGTGCACGCTGCGGATCGCGATGCCGAAGGCGCGGCGCGTGCTGGCCGAGACGAACAACGCGGCGGTGTCGGCGCCGAAGTGGCACGCGGTGATCAACCACGACTCCGGTGTCGCGCACGGCAACCAGCTGGCCCACATCCCGGACGCGAGCAGCAAGAACGTGTTCGTCCGGCTGCAGCACCGGCTGTGGGAGGAGTACGCGGGCCGCTTCCCGCGACCGCGGCTGTTCGACGGCGCGCACCAGCCGGTCCTGGAGCAGTTCCCGGCGTACCTGGACCTCAAGCCGAACTCGAAGCCGCGGGCGCTGCTCGGCCAGTCGATCGACGTCACCGAGACGGCGTGCGGGGTCGACCTGCCGCGCGCGCCGGGCCGCAACGTCGCGGTGCTCGGCTCGGCGACCGCCGAAGCACTGTCCATCATGGACTCGTCGGCGCGGTCGCTGTCCCGGCAGTACGAACCGGGCGAAGTCGAGTTCATCTTGAGCTGCCCGATCGAGGCGTGCGCCCCGGCCGCGCTGGAGCTGGCCGAGCGGTTGCGCGAGGACGACCACGCGGCGTCGCTGGTGGACGACCTGACCGGCGTCCTGGAGTCGATGACCGGCTCGATGTCCGGCGGCGCGAAGGTCCTGCTGCTGTACGGCGTCGACGCGGCTCTGCCCGCGTTGGAGGCGAAGGCGATCGGCCAGCTGAAGAGCGGTCTCGACCACCTGCGGGTGCTGCTCAAGCAGGGGCCGGGCCACGGCATCCACACGATCGGCTGGTGGCGCAGCATCGCCCGGCTCAAGGACACGCTGGGCTTCGGCGGCACCGACGACATCGGCACGTGGGCGGCGCTCGACGTCCAGGGCAACGAGCTGTCACCGTTCGCGGCGGGCCAGGTCGTGCACTGGTCGCCGCGACCGGGCCGCGCGTTGTTCTTCGACCGCACCACCCACGGCGCACCCGAAGTGATCATCCCGTTCCAGCGTCCGGAGAACGACCGATGA
- a CDS encoding putative T7SS-secreted protein — protein MSARDFPALGFDPAPGDLDGVTDLAGKYRAVGDDLTEADDSLRRIVRKQGIWQGEASEAFARRLGPLPDYLDDAAKSMNRAADALEGWAQTLGDLQKRAADLEARAEAVARAAEQARANPDLALANRTFPDQQSLQIAQRLLANAGQQLQTAIDGCQNVQDAAKQLQQEHTDAASRVAGQLRQAKELAPDEPDVLDKLGDAVGGALADLSNTLADGVDEAWNFVQDHAELLAKASDVMGDIGNALGLAGEFLPDPFKEVAGVVATTFGVAALAGHGTAKLAGADVAGETLIFDGIGAGTSFIGGFLPLGGAAVAKALGYGAVGAQLQADVGARMIGVDFEGPIGDLLNYWVPKDVGQLAVTSSALVAGPAPLVIVAAENAADAGERADNAPERRRQRAEDEVWN, from the coding sequence GTGAGCGCCCGCGACTTCCCGGCCCTGGGCTTCGACCCGGCGCCCGGCGACCTCGACGGCGTCACCGACCTGGCCGGCAAATACCGCGCCGTGGGCGATGACCTGACCGAGGCCGACGATTCGCTCCGCCGGATCGTCCGGAAGCAGGGCATCTGGCAGGGCGAGGCCAGCGAAGCCTTCGCCCGCCGCCTCGGTCCGTTGCCGGACTACCTCGACGATGCGGCCAAGTCGATGAATCGAGCCGCCGACGCGCTCGAAGGCTGGGCGCAGACCCTCGGTGACCTGCAGAAACGCGCCGCCGACCTGGAGGCCCGCGCGGAAGCGGTGGCCCGGGCGGCCGAGCAGGCGCGGGCGAACCCGGATCTGGCGCTCGCCAACCGGACGTTCCCGGACCAGCAGTCCCTGCAGATCGCCCAGCGTCTGCTGGCCAACGCCGGCCAGCAGCTCCAGACGGCCATCGACGGCTGCCAGAACGTCCAAGACGCGGCGAAGCAGCTCCAGCAGGAGCACACGGACGCCGCGTCCCGGGTCGCCGGACAGCTGCGGCAGGCGAAGGAACTGGCCCCGGACGAGCCGGACGTGCTCGACAAGCTCGGCGACGCGGTCGGCGGGGCACTTGCCGACTTGTCGAACACCCTCGCCGACGGGGTCGACGAGGCGTGGAACTTCGTGCAGGACCACGCGGAACTGCTGGCCAAGGCCTCGGACGTGATGGGCGACATTGGCAATGCCCTGGGGCTGGCCGGCGAGTTCCTCCCCGATCCGTTCAAGGAAGTCGCCGGAGTTGTGGCGACCACCTTCGGGGTGGCGGCGCTGGCCGGCCACGGCACGGCCAAGCTGGCCGGCGCCGATGTCGCCGGCGAAACTTTGATCTTCGACGGAATCGGGGCGGGAACTTCGTTCATCGGCGGCTTCTTGCCGCTGGGAGGCGCGGCGGTGGCGAAGGCCCTCGGCTACGGGGCCGTCGGCGCCCAGCTCCAGGCCGACGTCGGCGCCCGGATGATCGGCGTGGACTTCGAGGGGCCGATCGGCGACTTGCTCAACTACTGGGTCCCGAAGGACGTGGGCCAGTTGGCGGTCACCAGCTCAGCGCTCGTCGCCGGGCCTGCGCCGTTGGTGATCGTCGCGGCGGAAAACGCGGCCGATGCCGGAGAACGAGCCGACAACGCGCCGGAGCGCCGACGTCAGCGGGCGGAAGACGAGGTGTGGAACTGA